The genomic stretch CCGTAGGAGTCTGGACCGTGTCTCAGTTCCAGTGTGGCTGATCATCCTCTCAGACCAGCTACGGATCGTCGCCTTGGTGGGCCTTTACCCCGCCAACTAGCTAATCCGGCATCGGCTCATCTATCTGCGTGAGGCCCGAAGGTCCCCCACTTTCTCCCGTAGGACGTATGCGGTATTAGCGTAAGTTTCCCTACGTTATCCCCCACAAATAGGCAGATTCCGATGCATTCCTCACCCGTCCGCCACTCGCCACCCAAGGAGCAAGCTCCTCTGTGCTGCCGTTCGACTTGCATGTGTTAGGCCTGCCGCCAGCGTTCACTCTGAGCCAGGATCAAACTCTTCACTTAAAATTGCAGAACCCGAAGGTTCAATATCTTGAGTGCAGAGCCCGTTCCAGGCACCAAATTACTCGCTTGCATTTGCATGCATTTGAATTGACTTGTTGCTCTGTTACGAACGTCTGCTTATGGACAACCATCCACTCGCCAGACGCCCGCACAAGTCACCTGCGCACACTGTCAAAGATCCCGGGGCCGGCCTCAGCGCCTTTCCCTTTTCTTGCCTCACCCCGTCGCACCGAAGCGCCCGAGGGAGCCGACTACTATACAGCGAATTTCGATTCCGTCAACACCGTGTCGAGATCTTTTTCGCTGCCCCCGCCTGCCGTTCAGTGCCTCTTTCAAGGCCGTCCCGGGTAGCGGGCCGCGCATCTTACAGCACCTTCGAAGTTCGTCAACCGCCCTTCGAAATCCGCCGCTTCAACCGCGCCCCGCGTCAGTGATTCACCTCGGCGGGGCGCGCATTGTGCACATGCGTGGCGGCTTTGTGAAGGGGGTCGCTCGAACTTTTTCTGTTGACTCGCGTTGGGGCCTGCCGGATGTTCCCTCTTCCCTTGTTCACGTTGTCCCGGAGCCTCGTATGACCGCCTTCCGTCTGTTGTTCGTCTGTTGTGGCCTCGCGCTGTCGGGCTGCGCCACCGGCGCCGACGCGTGGGTGGAGCTCGGCGGCAAGCGTTATGCGGTGGAAGTGGCCGACGACGAGGCCGAACGCGAGCGGGGCCTGATGTTCCGCGACGAACTGGCGGCCGATCGCGGGATGCTCTTCATCCACGACCGGGAGGAGCCGATCGCCTACTGGATGAAGAACACGAAGATCCCGCTGGACATCCTCTACTTCGATTCAGGCCGGAAGCTGGTGTCGCAGCAGCGCGACGTGCCGCCCTGCTCGCTCGGCGACCGCTGCCCGCCGTATCCCAGCAATGCGCCGGCCCGTTACGTGCTCGAACTGAACGCCGGCCAGGCGGCGCGGCTGAAACTGCAGGACGGGGCCGAACTGACCTTCAGCCCGGGCCTGACGAAACCCTGAGCCGGCCGATGCCGCGCTTCAGAGCGGCATCATCTCGAAATCGTCCTTGGTGACGCCGCAATCCGGGCACGTCCAGGTGTCCGGCACGTCCTCCCAGCGGGTTCCGGGGGCGATGCCCTCTTCCGGCAGCCCCTGCGCCTCGTCATAGATGAAGCCGCAGACGACGCACATCCAGGTGCGGAACGTGGTGGTCGCGGCGGTCTCGGACATGGGCGGATAATGCGTGCTTTGCGGAACGCGCATTGTCCCACCGCGTCCGCGTACACGGAAGCTTCCCGCATGAATCCGCCCCGGCCGCCGCGCGGCCTCTACGCCATCACGCCCGACGATTCCGACACGCGCCGCCTGATGGCGCGCGTCGAAACCGTCCTGGCGGCCGGCACGACGTGGCTCCAGTACCGCAACAAGGCCGCCGATGCTTCCCTCCGCGAGGCGCAGGCGCGCGAGCTGCTTCCGCTGTGCCGCCGCTACGGCGTTGCGCTGATCGTCAACGACGACTGGCGCCTCGCGGCGGCGATCGGCGCCGACGGCGCGCATCTGGGAGAGGACGACGGCGAGCTCGCCGCGGCGCGTGAGGCGCTGGGCGCGACCGCGATCATCGGCGCCTCCTGTTACGACGACCTCGACCTCGCGCGACAGGCCGCTGCCGCCGGGGCCAGCTACATCGCGTTCGGCGCGTTCTTTCCCTCGCCGACCAAGCCCAATGCCCGGCGCGCGACGCTCGACCTGCTGCGCGACAGCGCCGCGTTGGGCGTGCCGCGCGTCGCGATCGGCGGCATCACGCCGGACAATGCGCGCCCCCTGGTCGATGCGGGCGCCGACCTGCTCGCCGTGATTTCCGGCGTGTTCGACGCGGCCGATCCGGCCGCCGCGGTGCGCGCCTACCTCGACTGCTTCGATGCGCGCCCCGCGCATTCCTCCCTTACGAAGGACACCCGTACGCCATGAACCAAGAACGCTCGCACGCCCTGTTTTCCCGCGCCCGCGAACTCATCCCCGGCGGCGTGAATTCGCCGGTGCGCGCATTCAAGTCGGTCGGCGGCGAACCGTTCTTCGCGCAGCGCGCGGAAGGCGCCTACCTCATCGACGTGGACGGCAACCGTTACGTCGACTACGTCGGCTCGTGGGGCCCGATGATCGCCGGCCACGCGCACCCGCAGGTGCTCGCTGCGGTAACCGACACCATGGTCAATGGCCTCAGCTTCGGCGTGCCCAATCCGCTGGAAGTGACGATGGCCGAGCGCATCGCGCAGATCGTGCCGAGCTGCGAAATGGTGCGCATGGTGAACTCCGGCACCGAAGCCACGCTGTCGGCGATTCGCGTCGCACGCGGCGCCACCGGCCGCAGCCGCATCGTCAAGTTCGAAGGCTGCTACCACGGCCACGGCGACAGCTTCCTGGTGAAGGCCGGCAGCGGCGTGATGACGCTCGGCCTGCCCAATTCGCCCGGCGTCCCCAGCGCACTGGCCGACCTGACCTCGACGATTGCGTACAACGATTTCGACGCGGCCACCAAACTGTTCGATGAAGTCGGCAGCGAGATCGCCGGCCTCATCATCGAGCCGATCGTCGGCAACGCGAACTGCATCCTGCCGCGCGACGGCTACCTGCAGCACCTGCGGGAGCTGTGCACGAAGCACGGCGCGCTGCTGATCTTCGACGAAGTGATGACCGGTTTCCGCGTCGCGCTCGGCGGCGCGCAGGCGCGCTACGGCATCACGCCGGACCTGTCGACCTTCGGCAAGATCATCGGCGGCGGCATGCCGGTGGGCGCGTACGGCGGCCGTCGCGACCTCATGGAACAGGTCGCGCCGAGCGGCCCGATCTACCAGGCCGGCACGCTCAGCGGCAATCCGGTCGCGATGGCCGCGGGCCTGGCGACGCTGGACCTGATCCAGGTGCCTGGCTTCCACACCGAGCTGGAGCGTCGCACGCACGTGCTGTGCGACGGCCTTGAAGCGGCGGCGCGCGATGCGGGCATCGCGTTCACCACCACGCGGGCACCGGGCATGTTCGGCCTGTATTTCCGCGAGGGTCCGGTGGAAACGTTCGAAGACGCGAAGGCGTCCGACACCGCGCGCTTCAACCGCTTCTTCCACGCCATGCTGGGTCGCGGCGTCTACCTTGCGCCGTCGGCGTTCGAGGCGGGTTTCCTGTCGAGCGCGCATGGTGAGGCCGAAATCGCGCACACCGTCGAAGCGGCACGCGCCTCGTTCGCGGAAATCGCCTGACGTATACAAAAATCCCCGCGAAAGCGGGGATTTTTGCTTGAGGCGCCGACGTCCCGATCAGCCCGCGTTCGCAACGAACGCACGCAGCGCCACGCGCAGGCGCTGCAGGCCGTCGGCGATGTCCGCGTCGTCGATGTTCAACGCCGGCACGAAGCGCAACACGTCCGGTCCGGCCTGCAGCAGCAGCAGGCCGTGATCGCAGGCGATGTCGAGGATCGCGCCCGCCTTGCCGGCATGCGCCTCGCGCAGCTGCGCGCCGAGCATCAGGCCGGCGCCGCGGATTTCGGAAAACAGGCCCAGTTCCGCATCGATCTGCGCAAGCGCATCGCGGATGGCGAGCGACTGGCGCGTGACGTTCGCGAGCAGTTGCGGCGACGACAATTCCGCCAGCGCCGCACGCGCGACGGCCGCGGCGAGCGGGTTGCCGCCGAAGGTCGTGCCATGCGCGCCGAACTGCATGGTTTCGGCGGCTTTCTCGCCCACCAGCATCGCGCCGATCGGGAAACCGCTGCCCAGTGCCTTCGCGAGCGTCACCACGTCGGGCGTCACGCCGTACGCGTGGCACGCGAACAGATGCCCCGTGCGTCCCATGCCGCACTGGATTTCATCGAGCATCAGCAATGCGCCGAAGCGATCGCACAGCGCGCGCAGGCCCAGCAGGAACTCCGCCGTTGCCGGCGTCACGCCGCCCTCGCCCTGCACCGGCTCGACCAGCACGGCGCAGACGTTGCCGGAGGCCATCGCGGCTTCGGCTGCGGCGAGGTCGTTGAAATCGCTGTAGACGAAGCCCGGCGGCAGCGGCTCGAAACCCTCGTGGTACTTTGGCTGCGCACCGGCAGTGACGGCCGCGAGCGTGCGCCCGTGGAAGCTGCCGCGGAAGGTAAGGATGCCCCGCTGCGCCGGCGCGCGCCCCTGGGATGCAGACCACTTGCGCGCGAGCTTGATCGCCGCTTCGTTGGCTTCGGCGCCGGAATTGCAGAAGAACACCCGCTGCGCGAAACGCGAGGCGGTGACGAGCTCCTCCGCCAGGCGCAGCGGCGGCTCGCTGACGAACACGTTGCTGGTGTGCCAGAGCTTGCCGGCCTGTTCGGTGAGCGCGGCGACGAGCGGCGGATGCGCATGGCCGAGCGCGTTCACAGCGATGCCTGCACCGAAGTCGACGTATTCGCGACCGTCGCGATCCCACACGCGTGCGCCGCGCCCATGGTCGAGCACGATCCGGCGCGGCCGGTAGACCGGCAGGTAATAGCGTTCGGACAGCGAGAACAGGTCGGACGACGAGGCGGTCATGGCGATCGAATGAGGGCGGAATACGACATTGTCGCCGATCCGGACCGTCCTCGCGGGGTTGGCGCGGCCTGCACGAGCGCCTTCGCACAATCGGGCGCAGGAGGACGTCCATGCCCCTGCTGATGGATCC from Lysobacter auxotrophicus encodes the following:
- a CDS encoding DUF192 domain-containing protein — its product is MTAFRLLFVCCGLALSGCATGADAWVELGGKRYAVEVADDEAERERGLMFRDELAADRGMLFIHDREEPIAYWMKNTKIPLDILYFDSGRKLVSQQRDVPPCSLGDRCPPYPSNAPARYVLELNAGQAARLKLQDGAELTFSPGLTKP
- a CDS encoding rubredoxin; protein product: MSETAATTTFRTWMCVVCGFIYDEAQGLPEEGIAPGTRWEDVPDTWTCPDCGVTKDDFEMMPL
- a CDS encoding acetylornithine/succinyldiaminopimelate transaminase; protein product: MTASSSDLFSLSERYYLPVYRPRRIVLDHGRGARVWDRDGREYVDFGAGIAVNALGHAHPPLVAALTEQAGKLWHTSNVFVSEPPLRLAEELVTASRFAQRVFFCNSGAEANEAAIKLARKWSASQGRAPAQRGILTFRGSFHGRTLAAVTAGAQPKYHEGFEPLPPGFVYSDFNDLAAAEAAMASGNVCAVLVEPVQGEGGVTPATAEFLLGLRALCDRFGALLMLDEIQCGMGRTGHLFACHAYGVTPDVVTLAKALGSGFPIGAMLVGEKAAETMQFGAHGTTFGGNPLAAAVARAALAELSSPQLLANVTRQSLAIRDALAQIDAELGLFSEIRGAGLMLGAQLREAHAGKAGAILDIACDHGLLLLQAGPDVLRFVPALNIDDADIADGLQRLRVALRAFVANAG
- the hemL gene encoding glutamate-1-semialdehyde 2,1-aminomutase, encoding MNQERSHALFSRARELIPGGVNSPVRAFKSVGGEPFFAQRAEGAYLIDVDGNRYVDYVGSWGPMIAGHAHPQVLAAVTDTMVNGLSFGVPNPLEVTMAERIAQIVPSCEMVRMVNSGTEATLSAIRVARGATGRSRIVKFEGCYHGHGDSFLVKAGSGVMTLGLPNSPGVPSALADLTSTIAYNDFDAATKLFDEVGSEIAGLIIEPIVGNANCILPRDGYLQHLRELCTKHGALLIFDEVMTGFRVALGGAQARYGITPDLSTFGKIIGGGMPVGAYGGRRDLMEQVAPSGPIYQAGTLSGNPVAMAAGLATLDLIQVPGFHTELERRTHVLCDGLEAAARDAGIAFTTTRAPGMFGLYFREGPVETFEDAKASDTARFNRFFHAMLGRGVYLAPSAFEAGFLSSAHGEAEIAHTVEAARASFAEIA
- the thiE gene encoding thiamine phosphate synthase, whose translation is MNPPRPPRGLYAITPDDSDTRRLMARVETVLAAGTTWLQYRNKAADASLREAQARELLPLCRRYGVALIVNDDWRLAAAIGADGAHLGEDDGELAAAREALGATAIIGASCYDDLDLARQAAAAGASYIAFGAFFPSPTKPNARRATLDLLRDSAALGVPRVAIGGITPDNARPLVDAGADLLAVISGVFDAADPAAAVRAYLDCFDARPAHSSLTKDTRTP